GAAACTGGAATTATTGCCTATATAGTTTAGTTCAGTTAAAATGTATACGGGATCCACAATTCCACATCTCTGCGCCGCCCCCTGCCCCTCCTcctcctctctcttctctctctcctctctcacaTATCCTACATCtggatattttaaataaaatattgtgatttaaagtATAGTAAGATGTTATTCAAGACCTTGATAGTTCACAAAAAGCATCTAAAAGAATCCTTCTGTTTCTGAATGAAGTAACTTAATATTTTCTGGTCTAAACTTTTACTTGGTGGTATTCTCTATTTGTTGCTTTGGCTGCATATTCTTACAGATTTTTATACAGGTAAGCAGTGGAGACAGAGACCAAAGAGTGAAGGAAGCTCTAGGTACAATGGGAGCTTCAGTCTTCAGGTTCTTTTTCTCTTTTGGCTTAAAGAGACATGATCTAGATTGCTGAGGCCATTGATCTGCTGCAAGCATTATTCTTTTGTAAATTCACCTGCCATTGTTCCTGTGTATAATAATCTCATTGACAAATTTTATGttcttttgatgtaattttgcagTGGAATTACACTAACAAAGCTAGTCGGTGTGCTTGTTCTGTGCTTCTCTAGGACTGAAGTTTTTGTGGTCTCTGTTCTTACACTTGGTTTAGTTACGAATCAAACATGCCAATCCAATATTCTCCAGTCTATTTAACATCTTCAGTTCACGTGTTCTGCAGGTTTATTACTTCCAAATGTACCTGGCATTGGTCCTTCTTGGTTTCTTGCATGGGCTTGTATTCTTACCTGTAAGTTTATTATTAATCTTCCCTCACTCCATATGCATCTGCTATGGACAAGGATTTGTAAGGTAAAGTCATCTCTAATCACTTGCAGGTTGTTTTGAGCATGTTTGGTCCACCTTCAAGATGTAAGCTTGTTGAAAAGCCAGAAGATCGACCATCAGTTTCATTGCAGCCATGAGAAGCTGGAGTTGCAGCATCATTAGCTCTTTttgtaggaaaaaaaaaaaacgacgAATCCTCGAGGTGCTAAAGTTACATGTATAATTAGTGCAGAAAAATACTTAAATCGCTCCTGACATATGTATACAATGTTCTACCAAGCTTTTCAAAACAGAAGAAAATtgtcaatttcttttttttttggaaaaatatAAAGTTAGTTGATGCAGCTGTGCTTGCCAATGTGTCCACCCATTTTGGAGATTTTGATCAAGCTTCCTCAtcctttttcattaatttttcccccatttttcattttaattaattgttgTTTGGGCTTTCTATAAATCTCATTGGCATATTTACGTATAAGAACTCAAGAACTAAATCAGTATAATTAATTTGTCATatttataacaatttaaaatttaacaataatTATTGAACATAGTTTTAAGGACGAgaatctccttttttttttattaattagaatttatttaaCTTCGTTTAGAATTATTATAAGATTATCTacaaattttgaatgaattaagtCGATAGTAGAGAATGTATTATTTATAAACTTTCTGCAGCTTTTCACTCGCTTCCTCCCCCACCTTTTTACCAGCTTCCAAACGAGATAAAAGGAAAACTAACTTATCTTCCTGCCATTTTCTCTCACTTCTAATTCTTTTGCTGCTCACACCTAAGCTTTCTTTAAAGGCCATCCACCATTCGACGGAGAGTTTAGGCCAAATTACGgtttgatttaaaattaaaatcaaataattcaatttaaaactGAAATCAGACTAGATGAGATTATAATTGGATTAGATCCGGCCTATCCAATTTAAGCCAACACTGTTTTtccattcaaaaaaatttcaactATTGAATTTGGTCATCAAAACTAAAtcgaattaaaattgaatttaagtAAAATCTTTGACCCAATTCTAattatttctattttttaaattgGAATAAGAGGTTTCACTCGAATTGGACCCTGGCCAGGTCTACGGGAGTGGCTACTAGATATGAGGACTTGGTCATCCAAGGCGCCGCAAGAGCAAGCACACGGACTGCTGCTACCAACATAGAATACAACAGATATGGCACCAACTTTTGGCACCTCAATTGCTTCTATTATATTACATTTCAAGTTCGAAGTGCAAACCAAAACACAAAAAAGGAAATTGTTGTTGGAGACTTTTCCTTGGAAACAAAACATAGCACCACAAACCTTGTGTTCTTCTAACCAGCCAAATCATAGAATTTTTTTTGATGGGAAAGGGTCCTTGTTACAACGGATAAAGGGAACATAGCAAGGGGAGAACCTTGTAAACAAATGGTCAGCCAGATGCAAATCCACCTCCATTACAAAAACATAATGGAAGCAAATAAGATTTGCAAAACCAAGTAGAGCCAGAGCACTCCTGCTCTCTATGATTTTTAGTTCTAATGACACAACAGAGAGCAAAACCACAAAGAAACGGAAGAAAAATCATGGAGAAACaagaatgaaaattaaagaagagcCAAAGAAGGAACTTACTTTTATCAAGATACACCACATTCGTGATCCAAAAAATTTTACCTCCATTTCAGTTTGATTAGGACATTTTACACCTGAAATAGAGGTTATTCCACTCCCCCATCCAATGTACAGGCACAATCCCCCACATAATACAACAACAACTAAGTTTCAATTCCAAACTAGTTTGAATAAGCTTGTATGGACTCTTTTTCTTTATTAACTTTGTTAGGCACTCACATAACAGAAGCAAAATCGTCAACTTCTGTCAAGCTCCAAACTTCCTACTATTTTTAGCTTGTCGTTTTGCAATCCAATAATCACGATTGCGAGTATCAAGATTGCTGTTGGGATTCTTTGTTCATGGTTCAGCAGTCCGCCCCAAGGCTTTAACATTTCAACATTGACACAATCGACTTCATGGAGGACATCATCAACTCCAGAAGTACGAACATGCTTCCAAGTTCCAACTTCATTGACACAAAGCATTTCACTAATATCATGAAAGGTCACGGCTTTTCATAGACCTGTCCAAAAGACAAGGAGAAATTTGGAGCAAGAGTTTAATTGTGTGGCTTTGAGATGATTGGCATATGTCAATACACTCCTTCAAATCATCATCACATGTTAATAAGACCCAATCAGAGTCATCATCCAAGTACTTCAGATCATATTTATGTATGTCATCTATATTAAATCGTCTTGCAATTTCTTGCAATAGATCTTTAAGTTCCCAATTGTTTGGCATGCGAAACCTGATTTTCTCATTTCCACATGTGACTTTCACTCTCTGAGCATCGATCTCTTGAGATATCCTGTTGCTCTTTTTAGCTAATGGCGGAAGCTTTCCCAAATCAGGCTGTTCACAAAGAGATTTATGGCTTTGAGATCTTGGCAGCAGGTTTTGTTCTGCTTGAATAGAGGCATGCAGCTCTGCATCACTTCTGACCCTCTTTAACACACAATTACCTGAGTTTTCTCCAAGCATAGGATCTCTGCTGGTGGGAATGGTGAATGCAGATGCGTGTTGCTGTGTCCCACTAGAAAAACAATGGCTTGAACTGGAACTCTGACTGCATGAGGAAGAGGGTGATTTCGGTGCAGTCACCTGGGAGCGGAAAATACCTCCCTCAGGCTGTATGCTTGATGACTCTGGATGATCAAGCTGCTTTGAGGTTGAAAATGGATTGCTTCTTGATAAATTTGAGGAGGCCAGCTCAGGAAATTTTGTATAAAAGGAATCAATCTGAAAAGCACCAGAGGCACCTTGGACTGAGTCAATCACAACCTGGAGTTTCTTTAAGGAGTGGCCAACCTTCTTGATTTTCCGAGAAGGCCATCGTTTTATTCCATGTTGCCTACATATTCTTTTCAAGGTTGTGGTGCACACTGAAATTGAAGGAGGACAAGAACAAAAAAGTTGTTTAAAGTTAAAAACGAACATGACAAAAATTGCAGACTCAAACAGATTCAGTAGCTTTATTAAACTTAATGAAAAGCTTATTTTAGAGAAAGCCTAACCCTTTGACATTTTTGCATAAAATGACTGCTCCCAGGGCATATGCTTTTGGTTGCATGCCTATGATATTTGCCACTACAGATAAAAAAAGCCCCTTAATATTCTATACTATTATTTACAGACAACTTGTTCCCAATTGTTATACGCATGATTCAGCTAATGAAGTATACTTTGCAGCAGAATTACAAAAATTGCATAGGCAGTGTGTATAATTTTCTGTTAAGTTGTTCAAATGAATGCATTACCTCTATTTGAAGCATCTAaaataaaaaggaatatttgcaTATTTTCATCCCCCAAATGCCAAGCAATTAGTAAATTACAAGTAAACTCTATACCAATGATGCTTACCACCAATGCTTTTTGCAGCATCTTTTAAGCTTCCAGCAAAATATTGCTGAAGAACTTGCAAGGTGATTGCTTTCTCTGCCCTGGTTCGTCTTTTCTCTCTTGTTCTACCTACACAGACACTTGAAAAGCTACCTTCAGCAACTGCAGAATCACCACCACATTCAACACTCACCTTTAGACTATAATCTTCTTGATTTTGCCTGCGGCCCACAGAATTTTTATGTATTAATACCTTTTGCTTCTCTTCTTGACATGATGAGACAACACTTCCACTTTGTTGGATCCCTGTGAAACGGTCACTCCAGGACAAATGATCTCCACCATAGCTTTCAGAGTTGGGCTGTGTCACCCTTAACATCTCTTCTCTGGGAGGTGTACCATATGAAGGGGCTAAAACTTCACTAATTGGCAAGTCAGTTTCCTCTAGCTCCTTGTCTGCTATTACCCGTAAGGACCGGCAGACCTGTTGTATAATGATGGACAATGAAGTAAGCATTTTCTTCTGTTTTTCAGGATCTGTGCAATCCGCAGGCAAAAAGAACTCCAGCACAAAGTCAGCTGTACCAGTGTGCACACTTCTTAGGCGAATTGCAACAGCAGCATGCAACCCAAACATCCTTGCATGGTGAGAAAGAGGATACTCAGTTTTGCCATATGAAGTTATGTCACTTGTGAAGCAAGGTTGGTTAGTCAAAAAGGCTTCCCCAGCAACTCCTTGACCTTTTAACAAGTGATGCTCAGAGCAAGCCTCATGAAAAGCCTGGACACCAGTGTCATGTACATAGCAAGCAAGATCCACAGTGGAAACACAATGATGGTAGTTTTCAGCAGAATGTCGGCACCCTGCCTTGCCTTGCTGGATGCATGGGACCCAAGTTTGAGCTAACGGCAATTTATGTGTCTCACAAGCAGATCTCAGAACCTCGTGAATCTCAGGTAACACAGCTTGGTAGGACATATCACATGCCTGATGGGGAAAAAAGGGGGAAAATCCATCCAtgaattagaaaaataaaattattagtttAGAGACTAATTTTATTTTGCTACTTTTCTTCAATTACCTTTACATGCTGCAAGCTTGGAACTTCAGAACTCTGAAGATCTACTGCCTGCAAGTAAAAAAGAGTTTCTCCTGTCAAAAACTCAAGTTTAAATGAATCGTTATTGTATCTCAACTTCGAACTACGTCCAAATTGGTTTGGACAAGAAGCTCAGATCCTTCACCTATCTAAAATGAAGCCTATATCCAATTATAATTGTTAAACTTTGGATGGCAAAAAGCATCCTCTTAATTTTgggacaaatattaataaaaaaaaaaaaaaagagaagatacAGATATATTAAACAAGGGGTAgccaaaatttatttttcttgaaaattaaagaaaattcacTTAGAGAACTGAATAGATGCCAAaccaattataattattaaacatTGTATGACAAAAAGCATCTTCttgatttgaaaaaaataaaaataaataaaaatcaagggaagatataaatatattaaacaaggggcagccttttttttttttgaaaattaaagaaaattgtcCTGTCCCTCACAAATGAAAATGCCAGATAACAACTGATGCCTGAAAATTGTCCAAAATCAAGTAACCTTGATTAGAAGTCAAACCCAACCTTATTAGGAAACATAAGTTTTCATGGAAAATAGCCATAGAGAAATCTAATCTTAGCTCTCCTGGTCCCAACATAAGTTTCCACATTTTTCCCCCTTCTTTTAGAAAGGAGTGGGAGTTTTTGGTTGAAAAAGGCAGAGGGCTACCTACATTTTTTAACCCAGGCTTTaaaaccccaaaaaaaaaaaatctaacctCCACCTGCAATTAAGCATATATCTTGAAAAGCACCATTTTACATTTCAGGTACTCCAAAACAAAATGCTGAGACCATAAAAAAGGTGCGCAACTTGGTTCCCTTATATCTCAATTATGTGCTTATGTGCGTACATGCATGTCTCGTGGAAGTTACACTAGCTAATTTCATATATGAGTCAACACAATGAAGAATATATGAACAAATACATCACATATTCAAGCTTGGAGAGCGACTGACGCTATGTGAAGAATTCCACTAATCAGGCCAGCTTCATGGTGGCATTAGTTTAGTCTGTTAAAAAGGGAAGTTAACTTTCAAGGCTGGGACACCTTCAGTCATTACACTGAGATGAAGGGAGAGAATCATTTCTAAAACAAGAAAACAAACCTTAAGTGCCTTGCAAATGCTTTCAAGCTCAGGATGGTACTTGATCTTTTGTTTAGTCATTACCACTTCAATAACCCCCAAGCAAGTCCTGCTGCCTTGTTCAAAAACAGGAAGGGCCAGAGTTCCACGTACATCATACAGTTGAGCATGATCTACCCGTGGATATTCATCACTTCTAAAGAATCGAACATCAGGTGTCCACTCAGGAACCTTGCCTAAGAAAACCCGACCAGGAAGCCCCACCATGTCCTTGGAATCCTCCTCAGCTGAAAATTGATAGTTAACGGATATGTCTCTGTAATTTGCCAACCTTTGACAGTTGGGAACAAGGGCAAAACGTTGGTCATGAGTTGTTAGAACACGCCTACCTCCTCTGTCTACAGGGACCCATATTTGTATAAGGATATCTTTATCTTTTGTGAAATCTTTAATATATCCAAGTGCTCTAATTAATCTATCCCTGACAGAATTGGGGCCTGGACTTGTTCTTGGTCCAATCCACCAACTTTTGCTTACTTCAGAACCTTCATTTCTATTATTTTCCAATCTGTTGGCACTACGTAAGTCCTGGCCATGAGCCTGAACATTAAACAGACTTCTGCCACGGGCTTCATTTGAGGATGAATTAGTGGGCAACAATGATGTATGTTCATCATCTTGATTGCTTCTCTGGGATGTAGAGGAAGCCAAATCAACATTACTGATCTCTGAAGTAGACCATAGAAACGAAGCATCAACAAGGGCAGCAGAACTAGAGGGGCTAGTATTGAAGAACTCAGACCCGTCAATTGTTTCCAGCCAGCATCCTTCTAACAATAATTTATCCATGTATTCAATGTCCATAGCTGAATCAGCATAAGCACCCAGCATAGGCCCTGGAGATAAATTGCGGTCTTCCATGATGATCTATCCTCAAAATCTCACTTAAAAGTCCCTATTCTGCTGTGTTGTTCAATGCTATACTATGCAAAAGATGATCTAATTCCACCTAAAGTTCTCAAAACAATAACCTCATTTCAGATATTCAGTCTTCAAATATAATCTGTCCAAATTATTGAAACACCCCCGATACAGTCAACAAGAACATCAAACCAGATAAGTACAATAAATTCCAAAGAGCATTTGAGGTAGGGgaaaaaataatttcttttcCAGTTGAACGGGAGGGCGGTTGATGAATAGGATGTTTCAGTGGATGAACGCCTGACACAGATTAAATGAGGTTACATCAATGAATATTATTTGAAGATTAGGTTCCTTTTTACACATTCCTCAGAAGAAAAGGTAGTAAAAATCAACAAGATAACCAGGCAGCAACCACTAaagtgaatcaaagaataaaaaccCAATTTGAAAACCAGCATATCCATCCATCAAAGTAGCATAATATTTATCCATCATTAGACTCGAGAAAAAGAGAACAAAAGCAGAGTAGAAATAGACACTCACTTTCCACCTAGTCTTACAAGGTGTACTGGAAACACTTTTGCTTACTTTTGATTCAACGATTCCAATTTTaccaagaaagaaaaaaaaaaaaaccaattgtcaccaatacaaaatataattttcattaaggaaaaaCATCGCAATTTCAGAATCTGAAAGCAATCCCATTCATAACCcaaaaacaaaaatcaaatcaaagcaGAAAAGAAAGAGCGAATAACTATACCAAACTGTGCAAAGATATCTTCTATCATTGTAGTCTTCTTGGTGGAGCAGAACCCAAAACCGAAAAATATACTGTCCAAACGTCTGTGGCCTGGAACATGAGCAACGAACAAAGTAAAGGCTGAAAGACAGGCCCTTTGCGAGGCTGTTTCTTGGGAAATAGCCTCCACAAGAAGATAactcttttttctctctctctctctcatagaAATAATCTGAGCCTCTCGCTAGCGTTTTCACTGTTTATGATTCCATATTATTGTGCGAGGGAAGATTCTGCTTCCAAACTATGATCCCACGCGACCAGCTCACTATGATTTTGGTGGGTCTTGAAATTCTCGCCGTTCAAGACAACTTTTTTCAAGCCCAGACAAAAACTAAAGCGGTAGAGAGAGAACCGTTCTGGTTGCTGATGCCATGGCTGACGTTGAAGCTAAATCTTCAATGgggaatataatattaaattaaaatataaaatataagtgGAATCTGATTTCTTCATTTTTAATTAGGTTACAAATGGTGGTCCTTGCGTGCCACTTTTACTTCCTTTTACAAAGCTATTCAATACTTCAGAACCACCACAgccatagcagcagagtgagaagCGAGGCAAGCTAGACATCATACAAAAATCACAATAGTAATTTTAATTAAGATTCACAaaagtgcatatatatatatatatatatattactaaacttcttttattttgaaattaaaatcaggaaaaaaattttgaaattaaaattactaaacttattaaattaaataaacattTCTGCATTCTTCTCACAATACTAATAACTAGTGTAAGAGCATGTCACTACTAATAAATTtagtatataaataattttattatatatatatattttttaattttaaaatatataaaaataaataacatcttaattttttattaattattttatatttattaagtaaatattatttcatattttctattaattttttaactctttttatttttttaataagattttataataaaaataaaataatataataaaaatattatttaaataatatcacatgtcaatatcataaaaaataatgacACATGATAATCTCATGAGAATACTTTTTTatagatattttaatttaatttaaaaaattatttgtttttgtttatgatgaaaatttaaaaaaataataataaaattatattttaattgtgATATTCTCTCACCTCAGTATTGATAATTTATTATAGTATATAAGAAATCAAAACTTGCAGAATTTAATATATGGGGGTTATTagattacctttttttttttttttttgaaatcctattttattataatatatcaaGATTCTACTTGATTCCAAGTTTGCACTAACTCTAATTATTTCCCATTCTTTTATCTCAATGCTTATCACTTTCGCAGATCGATGATGCAAGCATCGCCAAAGTCTAACTGTCTAAGCTCATTGATCCAGAAACCAAAGAAACAGGGAAATATTTTCTGTCTTCTTCCTGaattagcatttttttttttttttgcatctgCCACTTTTCTGCTCCCTTCAAGGCCCATGAATTTGTTCATTTTGTTTCTTAATGGGCTTCTCATGGTCTCACCCTTTTTCACCCTGACACTCTACTGGAAGCTTCATTAATTTAGGGTCCCTCTAGTGTTTCTGTTAAACTTTAATTGAGATAATTAGtaattattcaaaataattaaaaattaaaattttagtttataaaaatattaaaataataaaatattttttaataatacataaaataatatttttttaaaaagtaatttCTTTTACTTAAATTTTCATCTGTTcagattaaaatttttaaaaagtacTTCCCTACATAATAAACTAGCTATTTGGCCATTTCTCATTCACAATTTCTTGATCTTCATCCCTTCCGTGTCTATAAATTCAGAAAGTGTAGGTGTTTCTTTTTAATCACATGGTAGGAATTACGCTAGATAATTTACTATCACTGATTTCTTAATTGTAACTCATCAATGTAGTGAACCTGAGCCAATCCTAGCGTGCAATATACCCATATTAATGCACatgattattaatatttttaattta
This is a stretch of genomic DNA from Hevea brasiliensis isolate MT/VB/25A 57/8 chromosome 12, ASM3005281v1, whole genome shotgun sequence. It encodes these proteins:
- the LOC110654393 gene encoding protein NLP5 isoform X2 — translated: MEDRNLSPGPMLGAYADSAMDIEYMDKLLLEGCWLETIDGSEFFNTSPSSSAALVDASFLWSTSEISNVDLASSTSQRSNQDDEHTSLLPTNSSSNEARGRSLFNVQAHGQDLRSANRLENNRNEGSEVSKSWWIGPRTSPGPNSVRDRLIRALGYIKDFTKDKDILIQIWVPVDRGGRRVLTTHDQRFALVPNCQRLANYRDISVNYQFSAEEDSKDMVGLPGRVFLGKVPEWTPDVRFFRSDEYPRVDHAQLYDVRGTLALPVFEQGSRTCLGVIEVVMTKQKIKYHPELESICKALKAVDLQSSEVPSLQHVKACDMSYQAVLPEIHEVLRSACETHKLPLAQTWVPCIQQGKAGCRHSAENYHHCVSTVDLACYVHDTGVQAFHEACSEHHLLKGQGVAGEAFLTNQPCFTSDITSYGKTEYPLSHHARMFGLHAAVAIRLRSVHTGTADFVLEFFLPADCTDPEKQKKMLTSLSIIIQQVCRSLRVIADKELEETDLPISEVLAPSYGTPPREEMLRVTQPNSESYGGDHLSWSDRFTGIQQSGSVVSSCQEEKQKVLIHKNSVGRRQNQEDYSLKVSVECGGDSAVAEGSFSSVCVGRTREKRRTRAEKAITLQVLQQYFAGSLKDAAKSIGVCTTTLKRICRQHGIKRWPSRKIKKVGHSLKKLQVVIDSVQGASGAFQIDSFYTKFPELASSKQLDHPESSSIQPEGGIFRSQVTAPKSPSSSCSQSSSSSHCFSSGTQQHASAFTIPTSRDPMLGENSGNCVLKRVRSDAELHASIQAEQNLLPRSQSHKSLCEQPDLGKLPPLAKKSNRISQEIDAQRVKVTCGNEKIRFRMPNNWELKDLLQEIARRFNIDDIHKYDLKYLDDDSDWVLLTCDDDLKECIDICQSSQSHTIKLLLQISPCLLDRSMKSRDLS
- the LOC110654393 gene encoding protein NLP5 isoform X1; its protein translation is MEDRNLSPGPMLGAYADSAMDIEYMDKLLLEGCWLETIDGSEFFNTSPSSSAALVDASFLWSTSEISNVDLASSTSQRSNQDDEHTSLLPTNSSSNEARGRSLFNVQAHGQDLRSANRLENNRNEGSEVSKSWWIGPRTSPGPNSVRDRLIRALGYIKDFTKDKDILIQIWVPVDRGGRRVLTTHDQRFALVPNCQRLANYRDISVNYQFSAEEDSKDMVGLPGRVFLGKVPEWTPDVRFFRSDEYPRVDHAQLYDVRGTLALPVFEQGSRTCLGVIEVVMTKQKIKYHPELESICKALKAVDLQSSEVPSLQHVKACDMSYQAVLPEIHEVLRSACETHKLPLAQTWVPCIQQGKAGCRHSAENYHHCVSTVDLACYVHDTGVQAFHEACSEHHLLKGQGVAGEAFLTNQPCFTSDITSYGKTEYPLSHHARMFGLHAAVAIRLRSVHTGTADFVLEFFLPADCTDPEKQKKMLTSLSIIIQQVCRSLRVIADKELEETDLPISEVLAPSYGTPPREEMLRVTQPNSESYGGDHLSWSDRFTGIQQSGSVVSSCQEEKQKVLIHKNSVGRRQNQEDYSLKVSVECGGDSAVAEGSFSSVCVGRTREKRRTRAEKAITLQVLQQYFAGSLKDAAKSIGVCTTTLKRICRQHGIKRWPSRKIKKVGHSLKKLQVVIDSVQGASGAFQIDSFYTKFPELASSNLSRSNPFSTSKQLDHPESSSIQPEGGIFRSQVTAPKSPSSSCSQSSSSSHCFSSGTQQHASAFTIPTSRDPMLGENSGNCVLKRVRSDAELHASIQAEQNLLPRSQSHKSLCEQPDLGKLPPLAKKSNRISQEIDAQRVKVTCGNEKIRFRMPNNWELKDLLQEIARRFNIDDIHKYDLKYLDDDSDWVLLTCDDDLKECIDICQSSQSHTIKLLLQISPCLLDRSMKSRDLS